In Ostrea edulis chromosome 6, xbOstEdul1.1, whole genome shotgun sequence, a single window of DNA contains:
- the LOC125683875 gene encoding protein trapped in endoderm-1-like: MSSRGNISEASPHYHTSQSVFAIHVVGSTTLLVTGILVNAFSIGVIIRLKLYRETSVLFTLHLMFVNLTAIIIGMPLALLNSFHPIVKKDMFCRMSGFIVFGLIGVQMCNITLLSVSAYVKVAQGTFGKVIFSRTRNTVSCLVFIWVLPFANMSMPMSEIWGEFAVSLHQPWCFPFSGTYGTFLVCFTLVVTLSALLFSYVGIVRTVVRSRRKVEAANQLPRQNRKKFINERQLIITLIIMATSYIILFLPSGLLPVTDPDSRLGVDLHVIFTYIMWSQNVVETLIYSVLHTKIRHGIKLFFICKKADTVLG; encoded by the coding sequence ATGTCTTCACGGGGAAATATTTCGGAGGCGAGTCCACACTACCACACATCACAATCTGTATTCGCCATTCACGTTGTCGGTTCCACCACCCTATTGGTTACGGGAATTCTTGTGAATGCATTTAGCATCGGTGTCATCATCCGTCTGAAACTATATCGTGAAACTTCAGTTCTCTTTACACTTCATTTGATGTTCGTCAACCTTACAGCAATCATCATAGGTATGCCTCTTgcattattgaattcatttcatcCAATCGTGAAAAAGGACATGTTTTGCAGGATGAGCGGATTCATCGTATTTGGTCTGATTGGAGTTCAAATGTGTAATATTACATTGCTGTCTGTAAGTGCTTACGTGAAAGTTGCTCAGGGTACTTTTGGGAAAGTGATTTTCTCTAGAACTCGCAACACTGTGTCATGTCTCGTTTTTATATGGGTTTTGCCTTTTGCAAATATGTCAATGCCTATGAGCGAAATTTGGGGTGAATTTGCCGTTTCCCTCCATCAGCCCTGGTGTTTTCCTTTTTCCGGTACTTACGGAACCTTTTTGGTGTGTTTCACCCTCGTTGTGACTTTGTCGGCACTTCTTTTTTCTTATGTTGGAATCGTGCGTACCGTTGTACGAAGCAGAAGAAAGGTTGAGGCCGCGAACCAGCTTCCTCgccaaaacagaaaaaaattcatCAACGAACGACAACTTATTATTACTCTCATTATCATGGCGACTTCATATATAATCCTCTTTCTTCCATCAGGCCTTCTTCCGGTCACAGACCCCGACTCCAGACTTGGTGTGGATCTTCATGTGATTTTCACTTATATCATGTGGTCACAGAATGTAGTTGAAACTCTGATATATTCTGTCTTACATACCAAAATCAGACATGgaatcaaattatttttcatttgtaagaAAGCCGACACGGTTTTAGGCTGA